Sequence from the Bacillus sp. es.036 genome:
ACCGTAGGACTATCAATGGGGATAACGGGTAATCTAGATGGCATTGGGAAGCTCACGATTATTGTGATCATGATGGTAGGGAAACTAGGACCCCTCACACTAGCCTTTATCTTTGCTTCTAAGAAAACACCAAAAATCAGATATCCTGAAGAAAGAAGTACTGACAGGTTAAAATGGTTTCTGATTAACTTTTTTATGAATGGGCATCAGATGGTAAAGATAATAGAGATAGCAAAAAGACCGGTTACGTAAATAGGTAAACCGGTCTTTTAAAAAGATAGGAAAATAATTCTCGAAAACTATTGACGACATTATATCACCATGGTAAGATGGTTCTTGTCACTTCGAAACATTAGCAACAACTTACATACGAAAATGTTTTTAAAAAAGACATTGACTAAATGAGAGATTGCTGGTAAGATAGAAGTTGTCACTCGGGAGAAACGAACCGAGATTAATAGAATTAAATCGATCTTTGAAAACTGAACGAAACGCCATGTAAGTAGTTGTTTCTACGGAAACAAAAATTGTTTTAAAAGCTAGATTAAGCTTTCTATCGGAGAGTTTGATCCTGGCTCAGGACGAACGCTGGCGGCGTGCCTAATACATGCAAGTCGAGCGAAGAGATGGGAGCTTGCTCCCTGATCTTAGCGGCGGACGGGTGAGTAACACGTGGGCAACCTGCCCTGCAGACTGGGATAACTCCGGGAAACCGGAGCTAATACCGGGTAATACATCGCACCGCATGGTGCAATGTTGAAAGTTGGCTTTCTGAGCTAACACTGCAGGATGGGCCGCGGCGCATTAGC
This genomic interval carries:
- a CDS encoding potassium transporter TrkG, translating into LTTFIAMLLSVNTFLKGKNEVTIFHKTLAFSVIIKALAITVISTGVVLVGVFILELTQDSPFLANLFEVVSAFGTVGLSMGITGNLDGIGKLTIIVIMMVGKLGPLTLAFIFASKKTPKIRYPEERSTDRLKWFLINFFMNGHQMVKIIEIAKRPVT